Within Cercospora beticola chromosome 6, complete sequence, the genomic segment ACATTTGCGACGCGAGATCTGGAAGGCTATGACATGGGAGTGCCTTTCTACCCCTGGTTCACTGGAGCTGGTAAAGCGGAGAGCAGGAAAGATGTTCTTGAACAGAAGGATGCCGTGAGAGTTAAGAGTTGCTGGGGAGGCATGGTGGCATTCGAAGCGATGTGGTTCCAAATGGATTTGCACACTCTCGCGGGCGACAATGTCCTCCCTTCTCGGCTACCCAAGACTCAGCCAGCACATCTGAGCTATCATCCTGACCCGCGGGACGCTAGTCATGAAGTGCTGCACATTGACACATTCAACTCCTCGTTACGGTTCCGGGCGGAGCACGATACTTACTGGGATGGGTCAGAATGTTGTTTGATCCATGCCGACCTCACAGCGATGGACCCGGCCTCACTACCCGTCAACGAAACTGGGATTTATATGAACCCATATGTTCGAGTCGCGTACTCGAGCTCAGTGTTGCCTTGGCTGCACTTCGTCAAGAGATTTGAGCGCCTGTACACACCGATTCACACTATTGTGGACTGGATAGCCAGACGACCTTCCTTCAACCCACGGCAATTCCAAGAACCTGGCGACGAAGTGATCGACGAAGTGTGGACCTGGGACGCAGAAAGTCTGGCAGCCATCCGCAACGGCACCGATAAGTCACATTCTAGCCTCACTGGGACATATAAAGAAGTAAAACGCACTGCTCTTCCCGGAGGCTTCTGTGGGGCGAGAAAGATGCTATACATCAACGAGGACCCCTCCAATGGTCTGGGAAAGTGGGCGTCGGAGAAATTGCCGCCTGTCGACTGATCGATGCGATCTGATTTATTTGCTTGCGTTTTAGCGTGGTGCCCTCCTGACTTGGAGCGGAGTTTGTATTTGCATTGCTGATCCCAAGTGCTGGAGAGACAGCTGTGAGTGGTTATTCAAAAGATCTGGGTACGGCCGTTCAGCATTCAGATGGTGTTTCTGGTTGTGGATGATATAGCATTGGAGCTTCTTTGTCGATACTTTCTATCAAACTCTCGCGAGCCAAGTGGCTCAGGCTGTTCAATCATTCTGACTGCAAGTGTTGCAATGATCTGTACGTCTGGCAGATGTCGAGAGATGTCAACATGAGCTCGTTGCACGTTCATGCATCCCTGTCGGCTTTTGCATGCTGATTGGGCAGCAAGGAACGCGCTTTCCTCACGCGCGCGTTTGGCTCACGTTGCTACGAAAGTATGGGAGCATGTGatcgcagcagcgacagacaTAAGGACAACGAGCATCGCACCGCTTCTGCATGTCAGGTTCCGCCATGTCCAAGGCCACTCTTGCTATTGTAGCGGGCGCCAGCGCTGCAGTTGGAGCAGCCACGACAGCAGCCATCTACGGCATCAGCAGACCAAAAGAGACTGTAACGAACACAATTGCAACCTCGACAACTACTTCCACAACATCGAAGActgcaccacctcctccatccCCGATTCCACCGATTCCTCAGCGCGACGACCCGAGACATCCAATGCTGCCTCCTGTCGACCCTGCTGGTGTATTTCAATACGGTTTTCCCGGTCCCGTCTCAGATATTCGCAACGCTCCCTCGCTCACAAGCTCGTACAATCGCGCAACACGGAACCCACATTGGGTCGCAGAGCACATCACACCCCAATCTCTTCTCATTCAGAACGGCGATCGCCGGCACAGCCAATTCACAGAAGATGCCTCGATCCCAGAAAAATTCCGAGCGAAGCTGAAAGACTACTTCCGGTCAGGCTATGATCGTGGACACCAAGTTCCTGCCGCAGATGCGAAATGGAGTCAAGAGGCGATGGATGGCACATTCGCATTGTCAAACATGTGTCCGCAGGTCGGAGAGGGCTTCAATCGGGACTACTGGGCACATTTTGAGGACTTTTGCAGGAGGTTGACATCGTACTATCCTAGCGTGCGAATTGTCACAGGACCTTTGTATCTGCCGAAACGGGATCCCGTTGATCAGAAGTGGAAGGTCAGTTATGAGGTTGTTGGACACCCGCCAAATGTGGCTGTGCCGACGCACTTCTACAAGATCATCTTTGCAGAGGACGGGAAGGCTGGAGGGAAAGTGAGTTTGGGAGCTTTTGTGTTGCCCAACGATAAGATTCCGAACGACAAGCCGCTGGCAGACTTCGAGGTGCCCATTGAGGCGGTTGAGAGGGCAAGCGGACTGGAGTTTGCGAGTCTGTTGCCCCCAGCGAGAAGGAAGCAGCTGTGCAAGGAAGTGAGCTGCAGTGTCATCATCAAGGAGTACGCGGAAAGGCAGAAGGCTTTCACGAAGAGTCCGGCACAAATTCAGCCCAGCCCTGCGCAGCCACCTGCGCATACGCCTTGGGGTTCGAGATGATCGAGGGAGTTAGGTTGAACAAATGTTTTTGGcatctgttgttgctgctgcttacTGAGCGATCTGCTGCGATTGAGCGAAGCTTCTTTGGTATTATACAACCCGCGAATCATCTATGCTCACGCATAGTTCTGTTGTACACTATGTGCAAATGTATTGTTGCGTCCTCATTCTCTCTCTTACACCCTCGCTTTTTGCACACAATTTATGTTGCCGGCGCACAGCTGAAACCCTTTACAATGCTTCTTTTGACTCGACCTGTAGCAGCCATCCCTCCTCACATCACAATCAGACATTCTCGCCCTCCCATCTCATCCCTCATACCCCAGCAAACTGATTCCCCTGTCCCACTTGCCTCTGCACATGTCCGAGATATTGTTGCGACACAACATTCCATGATGACATGTACTTTTCCATGCAGGCTGTGTAGCAGGTTCGCTCGCCGCTCGATAGGGAAGTACCAGGTTTGGGAACGCAGCGCTCGAAGCAGTGCTCGTTGACTTTCTATCAGAATGTATTAGAATGGTGGGCGTCCAGTAGATGGGAGTGAGGTTACACACCTCCACGAGTGCTCGTGCATTTGCGAGAGCGACTTGTTGTCGGACTTGTTCCATGATTTGTTGCTTTGCGTCGGCCATGATTTCGGTGTTGGGTCGCGTGGTCTGGGAGAAGGATTTAAGGTGTGTATATACAGGCGTAGGCAAGTTGTTGGTGTGTGGGTGTGTGATCAGCTGTCAATGATGTCTATCGGAGGTGAAAGATGCTCGCCGATCGGAGTTTTCTCGGCGCTGGTCAAGTGAAGCGTGTTTCGTCACGACTGCAGCAACAACTCTCTCTTCCTTCCACAGCTTCCATCGCTGGCTGATATCAGGCATAATCTTGTTCCCAAATTCAGATCTATCATCTGCGAGGTAGGTGCAGCGAGGTCATGCGCGACGCTAGAGATCTTGCATCAAAGTCACGACTCACCTTCTTGAGGTTATTTTGGTGAATGAGCAGCCACTTATGAAGCAGGGACGTTTGCTCGCTCTTGCAACTCGCGTGCTTTCATCTTCAAGTTCAAAATTACTTCTTTCAAAACAGACACGCCACATTGTCTACTGCTCGAAACTCAAGAACACTCAACGAGAACACATCTACAGAAACCAACACTTTCGAGGCCGACTGTACTCAAGCATGTCTCCAAACGACGAGAAGCCACGCGCGCCTTTCATTGTCCGATTCTACGGGAACGAAGCCGAGCGCGACAGCAATGGTCGCAACCTTGACGAGATTCTGAATTTCGACGACTACGATTTGGAGGGCCACCATGATTTCATCCAAGTCATCTTTCCAGTATGTTGCAAACGCCCTCCCTTCTTGAAGTGTTGCTGAAGCTAACGATATCACAGCTTCCTGAACGCTCACCAATCAACCCAAGCGCACCCATCATCACCAAAGCCGTCCGTGACGCCTTTCTGCAACAAGAGCTCCTCCGCAGCAACCTCTTTCGCGCATTCGCTCGCATGGCGAGTTTCTACGCCTTCGATGCGTCTGGCACCAAGGAGGATCCCACGCTCGATCCAAAAGCAAATTTCACAAAGCTGGCTCGACAGACGTGGCTCACACGTATGGATCACAACCACCTTCGCATCACACGCATTATTCGATGCATGCGTATACTTGGACTCGAAACGGCTGCAACCAATTTCTACGATGCTCTTCGGGCAAATGAAGGCGGGAAGGTGTCTGAGAGAAGCATGATGTACTGGGAGCGTGCTGTCAAGCGTCCACTTCACCTACCGCCTGATGAGTCGAACGAAGATGCGATGGGTGTTGCGTGGTTGAAGGAAAACAATGCGTCGTGAGAGGCATGAGTCTTGAACCACTTTCTCTTGCCGCATGCCCAAACTGCAATAGGAAACGCAGGTTCTGGAGGGGTCTGAAGTTTTGCAACCATGGTCTCCGCATTTGGACATAGTTCCGTGACATGATGGTATCAGCACATTCAAAGCAGGTCAACGACGAAAGGGAAATAACCGCTCAGGGGGCATTTCGGCCTGAACGGAGACGAGTCAATTTTGGGTTGCGCTTGGCAGGAAGCAGGCCCATTTACAGCACACGCGGGATCATCAGGGTCACTTGTCAGTTACACATTTCAAACCGACCAGGAAACTGGTCGTAGTTCAGGGTCACTCGAGTTCATTTTCGAGTTCATAGACTGAGCTTTCGGTACAGAAAATGGAACAATGACAGATTGGAACACGAAAAAAGTTTTGGTTAAAAGTTTTTTATTGCCAGCTAATCACAAAGGCATAGCTATGGTTTCTTTGTTATTTTATCGACTAATCACAACGGTATAGCCATGCTGTTTTCAGATTGTCAGCTAGTCGCATCGGTATAGCTGAATCTTAGTTGTCAGAGCTGCTTGCAACGGCACAGCTCGAGAGTTTTGATGGGTCTGCGGATTTCAAGAAGGGTTGTTGGGGGGTTTTCGTCGGGTCACCGTCACGTAGAGAGGCCAGGGCCCACTCTAGTTGCGGTTGTCTCGCTTCTCGGCTTGGGCAGGGGCTGGAGCAGCTCCCTCCCCACCAGCTGCCTTGGATGCCTTcagcgcagcagcggcgtTCTTCCGGGTAAGTATGCGACATTGCTCCGTTGCGTCGTGCTTTCCGCAGTAGAAACACAAGCCCTGGTGTCTACGGCGTGCATACTCTAGCTTCGTGGTCTTACCGTCTTCACCGACGGgaagagcttcttcttggttcAGCGCTGCCATCTTCTGGGCATGCTGTGTGGATTTCGAGAGGGCTGGCGTGATGAACTCCTCCGCTTCAGCGGCGGAGACCTCGGCGGTCGGGCCCTGTGCGTTGGGGTTGAAACGCATTGTCGCGTTGGTGGAGGTTTGGTGTGGGTTGGATGAGTGTGTGTTTGCGAGAATCGTTCCTGACGATTGTGTAGAGTTTGGGGCTTGCGGTGCTGTTGCTTCGTTCTGCTTTTCTCGTTCTTTGGTGAGGATCGAAAGTAGAGGGTGAGAGAGGTCCTTAAGAATGGCAATCGACGGTGCTGCAAGTACAAGACGATTGTGAATGGTGTTCACTTCTGGCAGTACAAAGGCTTTGTACGTATTGGATAATGCGTATATGATTCGCTAAAGCTGAGTATAGTGAATGGTCGAAAGTCATTCGTGTTCAAAGAGCGCTGTGAACAAAGCGTCTATAGTGACTTTGGCAGTCAACGCGGCTTCACGAGCCCCATCGAGCCAGTAATGCTGAAAGGCCGACATATTGCAAGATCGAAGGGCATGCATACTGCGACAATGCTTTTCTTGACTGGTCGTGCTTCCGGATAAACATTTTCTCCAATGACTGTGTAGGAAGCAGAAAGGTACTGTTCAGTGCTTTGATTCGAGTCCTTCCAGTCCTGTCCAATGAAAATGCATCATGTTGAGTGAGGATCGACTGGTGGGTGAAGAGAACCGCCCAAGCTGGTCTTGGGGCTGTATTTGAGCGGCAGATGGCATGAGCTATGAGAGTGGCCAGTGTTTGCGCGCCTGTTTTGAGGCTGAGACTGTCTTTGGTTGCTCGTAAAGCATGATCGTAATCGTGCTCCAAGACCTACTTCTTCGGACAATGAAGCTGATGGGCAGGACGACTGGGCCTGATGTCGTGGAGCGTTGTCGCCTAAGGCTTTGTCTCACGCCACCACGACCCCGGTCGCGTCTTGGCAGGACAGCGGTCCTGGGAAACTGCAATCGCTGTTCGGCAGCCGACATTCTGAGCTCGTCAACGACATCGAGCAGAGACATCCGGCAGAGACATGGCGCGTCAAGAGTCTGGGCCAGCACATATGTGTTCCAGCCCGACGCCACCGAGTGATCGAACTTCCAGCAGAGCTTGGCCGGAGCAAGCAGCCAAAAGCTGTCGCCTCCAGCAAGAACTGCGACAGCTCACGAAGCAGGCACCACGGCTCCCTGGCAAGTGACTTTGGCGTAGTTGCTGGGATCTGACTCCAGGATATAATAGCAATCGTTTGCAGTTCCAGAGCACTGGCAAAATGATCAGCGAACCATACATTTCCGCTTGATACGATCAAAGACGTACAAACTTGTCGCAATTGCAGTTCCAGCCTTGGAAGCTCCCAGACTTGCTGTAGCAGAAGCCACAGTTCGTCCTCACATTGCCCGTCGATTTACAGGACCTCCATTGTGTGTCTGGTCGATACTGCTGAGTCAAGCCAAATGCCGTAGGTGGGCTCTGATCCGCCGCCAAAACACATGCGATGAGAGACACGAAGAGGAGGCGTAGAGACGACATGATTGATTCTGGTGATGCGACAGCGAGTGTGAAGAAGCGACAGCTGACGTGTATGCAGATGGCGATGTCTTCACGAAGAAGTGCTGGACGATTCTTGGAACAGTACCTGTGCCGTTTGTCAATCGTATTATGCAGTCACCTCGCCGCACTAGGCGTTTAGTCGAACCATAAATCCAGCTGTGACGGCATGCTCCCGTAGGATCGATACCTCGGGTGGCATGAGCCATCCAAATTTGGAATGCATCTTCGTATACCACAGTCGGTGAAACCGGAAACGCTTTGAAGATCTCACTCCTACAGCTCACCATCGGATGCGACAGGGTGCCTCAATCTTCAACTCACAAGCATCGCATCAAGAAAAGTCACCGCGAAGCTTCCACGATTATAGCCAGAGCATTTCTCCGCAATCAGATCGACCGCGtggctggcaagaagcttgACAAAGAAAGAGCTGCGCGCTCCAAAGCTAGCCGACTGGGCGCCAAGAAACGTCCAGCCGCTCTGCCTCGAGCGTTCGCTGCGCCCCGCGTGGTGGAGGGGAACACGAGAGCATGCCGACAGGCTCTGCAGCCCGGCGATGACCATCATGGCGCCTGGAGTCTAATGTGGTAGGTTCAGGATGTCTCTCGTCATCCCAGTTCACATTCTTTTGACATCCTCAAGTCCATCAACGAAACGTCGACAGGCAAGGCGAGCTGAGGATGAAGCTGCCTACTCTGTTGGCCGCACCGCTGGTGGCGCAACTATGTCATGCGATTGACCTGAACCTGGACGACCCGAATTCCATCAAAGATGCCGCCAAAATAGCAGCGCAAGGCATGATGAAGTGGTATACTGGAAACAGTGCGCCAGGAGGTATTCCAGGTCTACTACCAGGACCGTATTACTGGTGGGAGGCAGGCGCAATGTTCGGAGCCATGATTGACTACTGGTATTACACTGGCGATGACACCTGGAACGATATCACTAAAGAAGCGCTGCTTTTCCAAGTCGGTCCCGGTGACAGTTACATGCCTCCAAATCAGAGCAAATCTTTAGGCAATGATGATCAAGTGAGTCCTGCCACTTTCAGACATGTTGAAATATACCAGTGCCATATCGTGCACAACCTTGCGCCGCCATTATGTGCGACAAGTTTGGTGCGACATGACAGAATCACATACTGATCTCTTGATTACAGGCGTTCTGGGGCATTGCAGCGATGACGGCGGCAGAGGTCAACTTTCCAAACCCAGAACCCGATCAGCCTCAATGGCTTGCACTGGCGCAAGCTGTGTATAACACCCAATTGGCGCGCTGGGATACCGCAACCTGCGACGGAGGCCTGCGCTGGCAGATCTTCCCGCTTAATACAGGGTACGACTACAAGAACGCCATCTCAAACGGCTGTTATTTCAATCTCGCCGCACGCCTGGCTTTGTATACCGGGAACGCGAGTTATCTGGCCGAAGCAGAGAAGACTTGGGACTGGATGGTCGGACCAGTTGGCATGATCAGTCAGGAGTATTACGTCTACGATGGTTCCGATGCAGATCTTGGTTGTACTGAGCTCAGTCACTTGCAATGGTCTTACAACGCTGGCGTCTTTTTATACGGCGCCGCTGTTATGTGGAATGTGGTAAGTAGAGCTTGATCATGTCATTTTGACTTTACAGTACTGACTTCTCACTCTAGACCGAAGGAGACACGCAGGCCAAATGGAGAACACGGACAGAGGGTCTTCTGGACGGAGCCATTGCAATTTTTTTCAAGAACCAGATTATGATCGAAGTCGCTTGCGAACAGGGGGCCAATTGTAACATTGATCAACAGACCTTTAAGGCATACCTCTCTAGATGGATGGCAGCCTCGGTCAAGGTAGCACCATGGACGCATGACAAAATCATGCCTCTAATCAGGCAGTCAGCGTTAGCCGCTGCAAAGTCGGTATGATATCTATCCCACGATCTACCGACAAGAGAGTTCTTCAAAATGAGGCTGACAGTGTTCATTTAGTGTACTGGAGGTGACGACGGAACCACTTGCGGAACTGACTGGCTCAACGGCGAATGGGACGGAGCCTTCGGTGTCGGACAGCAAATGAATGCTCTCGAGGTGATTCAGTCGAACATGATCGATGCGGTCAGCGGCCCGCTCGGCAATGGAACTGGCGCGACGTCTGTAGGAGACGTCAACGCCGGGACAGGCGGCGACGAGCCGTACACAGTGCCTGGCATTATCACTACTGCAGATCGAGCCGGCGCTTGGGTCTTGACTGTCTTAGTCGTTGGCGGTCTGAGCGGTACCTTCTTCTGGATGGTGGTGTGATTGACACCTGCCAATTGGTTGCAGAAAGCAATCTATGAAGACGGCGCTGGATGCATCGGCTGTACTGTCTTTGGTGCAAGGTTCTCTCAGGAGACGTAACACCATGTTGTGGCCTCTTCACTTCCGGAGGATGAACAAGACGCTGGAACAGCTTTGGACCTCAAGACTACGTGCGATCAATCGCGCATTGACTACTCTGACGACAGCAATGACCAAGCTCTACCGTGAGCATTATCTGCATTTCGAAAAAGCACGAAAGACAACGAAGATTATTGCGAGTTTGAAAGGAGATCCGCATCGACGGCACAACTTGGTGCTTTGGATCCTATGTCTCCACAGGCCGGCTCTCAGTCGATCACGTGTGGACTACAAGGCCGAAATCCCGCACTCGTAGCAGACGACCAGTGACATTATTAAACTGAGTCGACATTGGCACAGAATTTGTGCATTCTGGATGCATCACGATAAGAGTCCACTGCTGATGCATGTCTGGACTCTCACGACTAAAAGTGATTATGACCTCGATGTAAGAATAGCTGCAAGCAATCGGTCAGAAGGTATCAAGGAAGGAATTGGTACTCGAATCCAGAACATTCACAGAATAGAAAGAGAACACGCTGCACGTTTCACTTCTCAGAGACACGCTTTGTGTTGCAACACTCATGATGCAAAACAAAATACTTTCTGATTTGGTACTGTCTCGAACGACAACTGACAAGACACAGCCAGCACATCACGATGCGAGCAACAATGCGATAACAAAACCAGGCTTCTACCCTCCTCGATCGGGCAAACCACATTGTTTGCTTCCACAGACTGCACGTTCTAGCGAGCTACCGAAAGCCATGTTTGCCAGCATACTCATCACAGGCTGTGTGCTTCAGTACCGAGACAGAAGCACAAGAAAGCACAGGTGTGCGTCTTATCTGCTTCCCAGACGCTTTCGTCCTCGTAGTGCGTATTACACAAGAGCGAACAGACATCAGATCAACCGAGAGTGGAACAGTATTCCTCAGGTTATTCAGCGATCGAGAAGCCGGTTTTCTCATCGCCAACAGCCTCCTTGGAATTCCAACAGAAGAATGGCGGATCAGAGAATGTCTCTACGCCGCCTTGCACGAGCTATTAGAAGACGGCTGCCTTTTCATCGTGCTCGCAGCTCACCAGTCCGTCCCGAACAAGCAGCACCACCTCAGCAGCCACCCAGACCAACCAAcaacgaagaggaggaacaaGAGGATACAACTCAGCGTCGCAACGCAATCGCGCCATCAGAGCAAGACCGCCGCCCCATACCCTCCCCACCTTCCTCTTTCTATTCCATCACGAACTCATCACGTTCTCTCTCATCCCCTCCATCAGCAACAAGAGCAGCAAGTCTATCTACTCCGTCACTCG encodes:
- the NUC1 gene encoding nuclease (BUSCO:EOG092645MK), whose protein sequence is MSKATLAIVAGASAAVGAATTAAIYGISRPKETVTNTIATSTTTSTTSKTAPPPPSPIPPIPQRDDPRHPMLPPVDPAGVFQYGFPGPVSDIRNAPSLTSSYNRATRNPHWVAEHITPQSLLIQNGDRRHSQFTEDASIPEKFRAKLKDYFRSGYDRGHQVPAADAKWSQEAMDGTFALSNMCPQVGEGFNRDYWAHFEDFCRRLTSYYPSVRIVTGPLYLPKRDPVDQKWKVSYEVVGHPPNVAVPTHFYKIIFAEDGKAGGKVSLGAFVLPNDKIPNDKPLADFEVPIEAVERASGLEFASLLPPARRKQLCKEVSCSVIIKEYAERQKAFTKSPAQIQPSPAQPPAHTPWGSR
- a CDS encoding uncharacterized protein (BUSCO:EOG09265PJ3), whose product is MADAKQQIMEQVRQQVALANARALVEKVNEHCFERCVPKPGTSLSSGERTCYTACMEKYMSSWNVVSQQYLGHVQRQVGQGNQFAGV
- a CDS encoding uncharacterized protein (CAZy:GH76), whose protein sequence is MKLPTLLAAPLVAQLCHAIDLNLDDPNSIKDAAKIAAQGMMKWYTGNSAPGGIPGLLPGPYYWWEAGAMFGAMIDYWYYTGDDTWNDITKEALLFQVGPGDSYMPPNQSKSLGNDDQAFWGIAAMTAAEVNFPNPEPDQPQWLALAQAVYNTQLARWDTATCDGGLRWQIFPLNTGYDYKNAISNGCYFNLAARLALYTGNASYLAEAEKTWDWMVGPVGMISQEYYVYDGSDADLGCTELSHLQWSYNAGVFLYGAAVMWNVTEGDTQAKWRTRTEGLLDGAIAIFFKNQIMIEVACEQGANCNIDQQTFKAYLSRWMAASVKVAPWTHDKIMPLIRQSALAAAKSCTGGDDGTTCGTDWLNGEWDGAFGVGQQMNALEVIQSNMIDAVSGPLGNGTGATSVGDVNAGTGGDEPYTVPGIITTADRAGAWVLTVLVVGGLSGTFFWMVV